The uncultured Ilyobacter sp. nucleotide sequence TTATATAGTCCAAACTTAAAAATATTTTTATTCAAAGACAAATTCTCAGGTTTGGCACAGATTTTATCTACTTTAATCTGTGCCAAGCCATATTTAAAAGGTTAAAATTTACATTGGTAGTTTATGTAATATTATTGTGAAGAGTACCATTCCAAATAATGCAAATGGGTATGTAGCTCCGTATCCTGCTGCAGGGTCATCGTTACCTACTGCATCGATTGCCACTCCTAGTCCAGGAGTAGATGTCATACCACCACAGATAGCTCCAGAAAGCATGATCCAGTTGATTCCCATGAAGTATTTTCCTACGATGAATCCGATTGTCATTGCAACGACTCCAACCATTAGTGAAACAAATGCTAGGAAAAGTCCTGATCCAGTAAGTGAATCTATAACTGCAAATCCATATCTAAGTCCAACTATTGCAAGGAAAAGAGCAAGTCCTACTTCTCTTATTGCTGCAAGGATCTTCTTATCCATTCTAAAGTGGAACATTCCAACTTTACCGATGTAACCAAATACAAGTGCTGCTATTAGTACTCCTCCTGTAGAACCAAGTCCGAAGTATCCTAGAGGTCCTAAGAAGATTTTTATCTTACCGATAAAGTAACCTACTGCACAAGCAAGTATGAATGCTGTCAGGTCAAAAGTTACAGTTTCTATCTCTTTTACTCCGCCAGCTGCTTCTGCTGCTGCCATCTCTTCGTTAAACTTTTTATATTCTTCATCTACATTCAATCTGAATATAATTGGGAAGAATCTCATAGCTATAATAACTATTATTACTCCAAATGGATATCCGATTGCGTGTCCTACTCCAACTCCTGCTTCTGCCTTTACCACAAATTCATCAACTTGTGCAGGTGTAAGAGATGTTGTGTTGTCAAGAGTTACTCCATCTTCACCAAGGATATTTAATATTCTTCCTTTATCGTGATCATCTAGTTCACTATACTCTTCAGCCCATCCTCTAGCGTGTTCTCTAGCTGTCTCGATGGCTGCTGCAAGTCCTGGAGAACTTGTAAGTGCTCCTGTGTAAACTCCTGAAACCTCATAAGGACTAGCATTTTTACTCATAAGTGTAAGACCATAAGTAGTAGCCGCTCCTAAAAGAGTAATGATGAATCCAAGAATTATAAATTTTGCACCGTATTTTTTAATAATGACACCAATCTTATCTGCTGCAAGAAGTCCAACTGCTGCAACGAATAGTATCAAGAAAAGTAAGAAAAACATCTTATCTACAACAGATATTTTTAGAAGCTTTTGTGCCGCTTTTACATGACCAGCAACGTCTCCCGCTGCGACAGTTTCAACTGCCATCTTCCTTACTGCCCATCCCATTCCAAGTCCTGTAAACAGTGTCCCTGAAGTTCCTATTTTTAGAAGTTTACCAAGTATCATTCCTGTAACAACTGCGACGAACATCAGTACAAACTGGTCCATCATAAAGCTCATCAAATCAAATTTCATAATTCCTCCCTCGTTATGTTTTGGTGAAAATAATAACTCGTACAGCCTCAAGTATTCCTAAAAGTTGTACACGCAAGGTCAGCAATGCTGCCCCGAAAGATTCTTAAGATGGTGTTAGGGTCCGGATCCTATTTTCTCAAGAAAATTTTAGTATGTTTCTATAAAATAAAAAAGTTGATATACTCTCTCCTCGGTCCATATATTATAGCGGTTACATAAAAATATGCTTAACGCCTAATATACTTCTCTTAAAGAAAGTAAATCAACTTTTATTTTACCGTTTAAAGAACAAAGGGTCGCTTTATTCCCGCGGCAAAACCGTCACTTACTAGTTTCCAGGGCTTTTCTGTTTTCTAAAGCTTTGAGGTATCGATCACAACATATCTTCGTAGCAGTTATTAATGCTTTCCTAGTGGAACCATGATAATCGTTTTTGAATTTATGCTCGAGACCACCGATATCTGTCAGTTTCTCTCCTTCAAGTATCCTCTTTACAAATTCTCTAGCTAATTTCGTTACCAGCGAACAGTCTGCTTTAATTATTTCTCCAGTCTCTACATCTACTTCCATACTCACGCCTATCACTGAATAGATATCAGATGCGGAAATTCCTCCTGGTATTTTTGAATACCCTGTGACTAATACTCTATTTCCCATTGCAACACCCCTGAGAAAATTTTCTGTAATTATCATTTAGTAACATCATTCACATTAAAGGTATACCTCTTTTTTAGTGTTATATTCAATTACTTTATTTCAATGTTACCCATATACAATATATATATAGATTCTCTATCCCAGTGATACCAAAGAAATTAATTTCATAACTCCTTTAAAAAAAAATGAAAAAAGTTAAAAAATGTTTTGATTACATACGTTTTGAAATTTCTTCGAATCCAAACATTTTATTTTATTTATGTTTAAGATTGTTTTTATAAATATTTTGAACTCTCTTTTTTTACAAAAAAAAGTTATAAAATTCACATATTTTTAAAAAAGAAAATCAGCACATTAAAATATTCTCTTTGTACTGATTTTTATATGAGAAAATTGATAGCAATCTAAGTTACTCTTTTATTTCAAATTAAAGTATTG carries:
- a CDS encoding DUF3870 domain-containing protein, encoding MIITENFLRGVAMGNRVLVTGYSKIPGGISASDIYSVIGVSMEVDVETGEIIKADCSLVTKLAREFVKRILEGEKLTDIGGLEHKFKNDYHGSTRKALITATKICCDRYLKALENRKALETSK